One genomic region from Pyxicephalus adspersus chromosome 1, UCB_Pads_2.0, whole genome shotgun sequence encodes:
- the S100PBP gene encoding S100P-binding protein, with protein MKVTGESSDLSTGTANPERQVMLYPAVSEDPIPRTMEDLKISIVNDRATGLKRKAEENEAETPCTKKICSVFTSSTPHSSSLPSWSSPSTSKSKGVKPSNVSTPSHTLEKNSEFSDEWEDSLLEPSDDEDNSPLYLTVDEIESLLEDDFSAESLELGECYSASSPESEDLKEKVCTSPYSQLDGSHNLTETTLCEEDLNNYAAMAPSPQQSATHSPCDEKSKQECSIVGNLKSNSAQETNRHSNSAVQVSDKMQALPHQPVSGCPTNLPVQSSDSLFTMDVVVEWADDPDLSFDGDINDILVISPGGGTSSDEETAAELFMQCTEKNRSAVSDSTSNLKHSVPVNQLDNFVGSDAADVAQQLSPATSNSSDALKVNCHPSTICEPPKDSESSSISIVVNSETQWNTDAAEDGNPSTSTKSHGQSTLGLSHRPIIPSATQTSSSQETPTDCGTDSSAAAKERSRVVVTPLPRRAPRFFPSSLELEAQKNIYCDQVIMHINSQESHESDDPFQDLSSFLYKINQKNPHWQHPSNLSRRNHPRRGRKPIKQYTLNKWVEQNGGVMKRFKDIPSSFQRSPIPDVLPF; from the exons ATGAAAGTTACCGGTGAAAGCAGTGATTTGTCGACAGGCACAGCAAACCCTGAGCGGCAAGTTATGTTATACCCAGCAGTATCGGAAGACCCCATTCCTAGAACTATGGAAGATTTAAAGATCAGCATTGTCAATGATCGAGCAACTGGTTTGAAGCGAAAGGCAGAAGAAAATGAAGCAGAAACCCCCTGCACTAAgaaaatttgcagtgtttttactAGTAGCACACCTCATTCTTCATCTCTTCCCTCATGGAGCTCTCCTTCTACCTCCAAATCTAAAGGTGTCAAACCAAGCAATGTAAGTACCCCATCTCATACACTGGAAAAAAACTCTGAATTCAGTGACGAGTGGGAAGACTCATTGCTAGAACCTTCAGATGATGAAGATAACTCCCCATTATATCTAACAGTGGATGAGATTGAGTCATTACTTGAAGATGACTTTTCAGCCGAATCTCTTGAATTGGGTGAATGCTATTCTGCTAGTAGTCCAGAATCAGAAGATCTGAAGGAAAAAGTGTGTACTTCACCATACAGTCAGTTAGACGGTTCTCATAATTTGACCGAAACAACACTGTGTGAAGAAGACCTGAATAACTATGCTGCAATGGCTCCATCACCACAGCAATCAGCGACGCATTCTCCATGTGATGAGAAGTCAAAACAGGAATGCAGCATTGTTGGCAATTTGAAATCTAATTCTGCTCAAGAAACAAATAGACATTCTAATTCAGCTGTGCAAGTATCAGATAAAATGCAAGCACTCCCTCATCAGCCTGTCAGTGGCTGTCCAACCAACCTTCCTGTGCAGTCATCAGACTCTTTGTTTACTATGGATGTTGTAGTAGAATGGGCTGATGACCCTGACCTGTCTTTTGATGGTGACATTAACGATATTCTGGTAATCAGCCCTGGAGGTGGCACATCATCAGATGAGGAGACCGCTGCTGAACTTTTTATGCAGTGCACGGAAAAAAACAGATCTGCAGTATCAGATTCAACAAGCAATTTAAAGCATTCTGTTCCTGTTAATCAATTAGACAATTTTGTTGGTTCTGATGCTGCAGATGTAGCCCAGCAGCTCTCTCCAGCCACTTCTAACTCATCAGATGCACTTAAGGTCAATTGTCACCCTTCTACTATATGTGAGCCTCCAAAAGATTCTGAATCTTCATCAATATCCATAGTGGTCAACTCTGAAACTCAGTGGAACACTGATGCTGCTGAGGATGGGAATCCCAGCACTTCTACAAAAAGTCACGGCCAGTCCACCCTTGGTTTAAGTCACCGACCTATAATTCCAAGTGCCACACAGACATCCAGCAGCCAGGAAACG CCCACCGACTGTGGAACAGATTCATCTGCAGCTGCCAAGGAAAGGTCCCGTGTTGTAGTCACTCCATTGCCAAGACGTGCACCAAG gtTTTTTCCATCTTCTCTTGAACTGGAAGCTCAAAAGAACATTTACTGTGATCAGGTTATAATGCATATTAATAGTCAAGAAAGCCATGAATCAGAtg ACCCTTTTCAAGACCTGAGCtcatttttgtacaaaataaaccaaaagaatCCGCACTGGCAGCATCCCTCCAATCTCTCTAGAAG